The Streptomyces sp. NBC_00670 genome window below encodes:
- a CDS encoding NAD(P)-dependent oxidoreductase: MRTVGFLGLGVMGTPMALNLARAGTPLITWNRTPHRTEPLRTAGATIAATPAEVFAKADTVILMLANDHATDAVLERGTPAFRALTADRTVVNMGTTAPEYARALAADIHEAGGRYVEAPVSGSRIPAEQGKLVAMLAGDEEAVTDIAPLLSPMCHETFSCGPVPNALLMKLSVNLFLITQVTGLTEAFHFADRHHLDRRLFLDVLDAGPMASAVSRMKAPKLLHRDFAVQAAAGDVLMNNHLISDAARTTGLATPLLDTCHALFKETVALGHGTQDMVAVLHALEARTETS; encoded by the coding sequence ATGCGCACAGTGGGATTCCTCGGCCTCGGCGTCATGGGCACCCCCATGGCCCTCAACCTGGCCCGCGCGGGCACCCCCCTCATCACCTGGAACCGCACCCCCCACAGAACGGAACCCCTCCGCACCGCCGGCGCGACGATCGCCGCGACCCCCGCGGAAGTCTTCGCGAAGGCCGACACCGTCATCCTCATGCTGGCGAACGACCACGCCACCGACGCCGTACTCGAACGCGGAACCCCCGCCTTCCGCGCCCTCACCGCCGACCGCACGGTGGTGAACATGGGCACCACCGCCCCCGAGTACGCCCGCGCCCTGGCGGCGGACATCCACGAAGCGGGCGGCCGCTACGTAGAAGCCCCGGTCTCCGGCTCCCGCATCCCCGCCGAACAGGGAAAGCTGGTGGCCATGCTGGCCGGAGACGAGGAAGCCGTGACAGACATCGCACCCCTCCTCTCCCCCATGTGCCACGAGACGTTCTCCTGCGGCCCCGTACCGAACGCCCTCCTCATGAAACTGTCCGTGAACCTCTTCCTGATCACCCAGGTCACCGGCCTCACGGAGGCGTTCCACTTCGCCGACCGGCACCACCTCGACCGCCGGCTCTTCCTCGACGTCCTGGACGCGGGCCCCATGGCCAGCGCGGTCTCCCGCATGAAGGCACCCAAACTCCTGCACCGCGACTTCGCCGTGCAGGCGGCCGCCGGCGACGTCCTGATGAACAACCACCTGATCAGCGACGCGGCCCGCACCACCGGCCTGGCCACCCCCCTCCTCGACACCTGCCACGCCCTGTTCAAGGAGACCGTCGCCCTGGGCCACGGCACACAGGACATGGTGGCGGTCCTCCACGCCCTGGAGGCCCGCACCGAAACGTCCTAA
- a CDS encoding membrane-associated oxidoreductase, whose product MEINELTAAERRVWEAFPDGTEVDFRQSPDEDPADGAGWGPERTVRARVLRSLLLDGPARAAEIPVLKLNGARITGKLDLKYATIDHAVELKHCHFADGPALYDFRVRQLNLRGSVMPGLHAARLQVDGVLRLTGCRITHQVRLGGSRIAGALFLDEAHLTSSDLTEPVLQLNQVTIGDALWAPGLRVEGETRLESATVTGMVMLKNAHFHHPGATALQGRNLTVDSDVQAGCLVAHGMLNLRGARIPGQLNLSYGRLSHSEGTALRVSSAVIGELWLREPEGIEGALNLRRARIDALHAAPEVWPEELCLDSLTYTTLTPHAAAERRLAVLERDADGYVPYAYEQLAAAYRRVGDEHAARTVQLAKLRRHRGTLPWYGRVWGHVQDATVGYGFRPLRAAGWLLSLLVVGAVAFGVHPPAALKPAEAPPFNPVFYALDLMLPVISFGQEAAFAPRGWYQALSYALILTGWILATTVLAGVTRAVSRQ is encoded by the coding sequence ATGGAGATCAACGAGCTGACGGCGGCCGAGCGGCGCGTGTGGGAGGCGTTCCCCGACGGCACGGAGGTGGACTTCCGGCAGTCACCGGACGAGGACCCCGCCGACGGCGCCGGCTGGGGCCCCGAACGCACCGTACGCGCCCGGGTGTTGCGGTCCCTGCTCCTGGACGGCCCCGCCCGCGCCGCCGAGATACCGGTCCTCAAACTCAACGGCGCCCGCATCACCGGCAAGCTCGACCTCAAGTACGCCACGATCGACCACGCCGTGGAGCTGAAGCACTGCCACTTCGCGGACGGCCCCGCGCTGTACGACTTCCGCGTCCGCCAGCTCAACCTGCGCGGCTCGGTCATGCCCGGCCTGCACGCCGCGCGCCTCCAGGTGGACGGCGTCCTGCGGCTGACCGGCTGCCGGATCACCCATCAGGTACGGCTCGGCGGCTCCCGCATCGCCGGAGCACTGTTCCTCGACGAGGCACACCTCACCTCTTCGGACCTGACCGAACCGGTGCTCCAGCTCAACCAGGTCACCATCGGCGACGCGCTCTGGGCCCCGGGACTGCGGGTCGAGGGCGAAACGCGACTGGAGAGCGCGACGGTGACCGGCATGGTCATGCTCAAGAACGCCCACTTCCACCACCCCGGTGCGACGGCCCTGCAGGGGCGGAACCTCACGGTGGACTCCGACGTGCAGGCGGGCTGCCTGGTCGCCCACGGCATGCTGAACCTGCGCGGTGCGCGCATCCCCGGTCAACTGAACCTGTCGTACGGCCGGCTGTCCCACTCCGAGGGCACGGCGCTGCGGGTGAGCAGCGCGGTGATCGGCGAGCTGTGGCTGCGCGAGCCCGAGGGGATCGAGGGCGCGCTCAACCTCCGCCGCGCCCGTATCGACGCGCTGCACGCGGCGCCGGAGGTGTGGCCCGAGGAGCTGTGCCTGGACAGCCTCACGTACACCACCCTCACCCCGCACGCCGCGGCGGAGCGGCGCCTGGCCGTGCTCGAGCGGGACGCGGACGGCTATGTCCCGTACGCCTACGAGCAGTTGGCGGCGGCGTACCGACGCGTCGGCGACGAGCACGCCGCCCGTACGGTGCAGCTCGCGAAGCTGCGGCGGCACCGGGGGACGCTGCCGTGGTACGGGAGGGTGTGGGGGCATGTGCAGGACGCGACGGTGGGCTACGGGTTCCGGCCGTTGCGGGCGGCCGGGTGGCTGCTGTCGCTGCTGGTGGTCGGCGCGGTGGCGTTCGGCGTGCACCCGCCCGCCGCGCTCAAGCCGGCCGAGGCCCCGCCCTTCAACCCGGTCTTCTACGCCCTGGACCTGATGCTCCCGGTCATCTCCTTCGGCCAGGAGGCCGCGTTCGCCCCCCGGGGCTGGTACCAGGCCCTGTCCTACGCCCTGATCCTGACGGGCTGGATCCTGGCGACGACGGTACTGGCAGGCGTCACCCGCGCGGTGAGCCGCCAGTAG
- the ribA gene encoding GTP cyclohydrolase II: protein MTEIVAGVTRVVTAPLPTKYGDFEAVGYQDNVRGDEQVALVYGDVQAEGMLVRLHSECLTGDAFGSTHCECGPQLITALREIVAEGRGVLVYLRGHEGRGIGLLGKLRAMKLQAEGLDTVEANLALGLPVDARDYRVAAEMLRDLGVRSVRLLSNNPRKRESLERHGVKVETQVPLLIPPCENNITYLRTKRERLDHYLPHLDAVVQSS from the coding sequence ATGACAGAAATTGTCGCCGGGGTCACTCGGGTGGTTACCGCGCCGTTGCCCACGAAATACGGTGATTTCGAGGCGGTCGGCTACCAGGACAACGTCCGTGGTGACGAGCAAGTGGCGTTGGTGTACGGGGACGTGCAGGCGGAGGGAATGCTTGTCCGGCTGCATTCCGAATGCCTGACGGGAGACGCGTTCGGGTCCACGCACTGCGAGTGCGGGCCCCAGCTCATCACCGCGCTGCGGGAGATCGTGGCCGAGGGGCGGGGCGTGCTGGTGTACTTGCGGGGGCACGAGGGGCGGGGCATCGGGCTGCTGGGGAAGCTGCGGGCGATGAAGCTCCAGGCGGAGGGGCTCGACACGGTCGAGGCGAATCTCGCGCTGGGGTTGCCGGTGGACGCGCGGGACTACCGCGTGGCCGCGGAGATGCTGCGGGATCTGGGGGTGCGGTCGGTGCGGTTGCTGTCCAACAACCCGCGGAAGCGGGAGTCGTTGGAGCGGCACGGGGTGAAGGTCGAGACGCAGGTACCGTTGCTGATACCGCCGTGCGAGAACAACATCACGTATCTGCGGACCAAGCGGGAGCGGTTGGACCACTATCTGCCGCATCTGGACGCGGTGGTGCAGTCCTCTTGA
- the gnd gene encoding phosphogluconate dehydrogenase (NAD(+)-dependent, decarboxylating), translating to MQLGLIGLGKMGGNMRERLRRAGHTVVGYDRNPDLSDVKDLAELVDKLEAPRTVWVMVPAGNATQSVIDELKDLLSPGDTVVDGGNSRWSDDEKHAAELGVKEIGFVDAGVSGGVWGLENGYALMVGGSKEHVDRLQPIFDALKPEGPYGYVHAGKVGAGHFSKMVHNGIEYAMMQAYAEGWELLEKVKSVDNVREVFRSWQEGTVIRSWLLDLAVNALDDDAHLDKLRGYAEDSGEGRWTVEAAIDNAVPLPAITASLFARFASRQDDSPQMKMVAALRNQFGGHAVESAKK from the coding sequence ATGCAGCTCGGCCTGATCGGTCTCGGCAAGATGGGCGGCAACATGCGGGAGCGGCTGCGCCGCGCCGGCCACACCGTCGTCGGCTACGACCGCAACCCCGACCTCTCCGACGTCAAGGACCTCGCGGAACTGGTCGACAAGCTCGAAGCCCCGCGCACCGTCTGGGTGATGGTCCCGGCCGGCAACGCCACCCAGTCCGTCATCGACGAGCTGAAGGATCTGCTCTCCCCCGGTGACACGGTGGTCGACGGCGGCAACTCCCGCTGGTCGGACGACGAGAAGCACGCCGCCGAACTCGGCGTCAAGGAGATCGGCTTCGTCGACGCGGGCGTCTCCGGCGGCGTGTGGGGCCTGGAGAACGGCTACGCGCTCATGGTCGGCGGCAGCAAGGAGCACGTGGACCGGCTCCAGCCGATCTTCGACGCGCTCAAGCCGGAGGGCCCGTACGGCTACGTCCACGCGGGCAAGGTGGGCGCCGGGCACTTCTCCAAGATGGTCCACAACGGCATCGAGTACGCCATGATGCAGGCGTACGCCGAGGGCTGGGAGCTCCTGGAGAAGGTCAAGTCGGTGGACAACGTCCGCGAGGTGTTCCGCTCCTGGCAGGAGGGCACGGTCATCCGCTCCTGGCTGCTCGACCTCGCGGTCAACGCCCTGGACGACGACGCCCACCTGGACAAGCTGCGCGGCTACGCCGAGGACTCCGGCGAGGGCCGCTGGACGGTCGAGGCGGCCATCGACAACGCGGTCCCGCTGCCCGCCATCACGGCCTCCCTGTTCGCCCGGTTCGCCTCGCGCCAGGACGACTCGCCGCAGATGAAGATGGTCGCGGCACTGCGCAACCAGTTCGGCGGCCACGCGGTGGAGTCCGCGAAGAAGTAG
- a CDS encoding 6-pyruvoyl trahydropterin synthase family protein — protein sequence MFSITVRDHLMIAHSFRGEVFGPAQRLHGATFLVDATFRRPELDDDNIVVDIGLATQELGAVVAELNYRNLDNEPDFADTNTSTEFLAKVVADRLAQRVQDGRLGEGARGLTGLTVTLHESHIAWASYERDL from the coding sequence TTGTTCAGCATCACGGTCCGCGATCACCTGATGATCGCCCACAGCTTCCGCGGCGAGGTCTTCGGCCCCGCGCAGCGCCTGCACGGAGCGACGTTCCTCGTGGACGCCACCTTCCGCCGCCCCGAGCTGGACGACGACAACATCGTCGTCGACATAGGACTGGCCACGCAGGAACTCGGCGCCGTCGTCGCCGAGCTGAACTACCGCAACCTCGACAACGAGCCCGACTTCGCCGACACCAACACCTCGACGGAGTTCCTCGCGAAGGTCGTCGCCGACCGGCTCGCGCAGCGCGTCCAGGACGGCCGGCTCGGCGAGGGGGCCCGCGGGCTCACCGGGCTCACCGTCACCCTGCACGAGTCGCACATCGCCTGGGCGAGTTACGAGCGTGACCTGTGA
- a CDS encoding glycosyltransferase family 4 protein has product MTQQTARPAAGQAAPPAGTAPAARRRLDYVPVQQTAPAPAPTHAEIIPMSLRTLHFVLPAGVDDPANPSGGNAYDRRICLDLPGFGWQVVKHTVGGAWPAPGADSRAALARTLRELPDGTVVLLDGLVACGVPEVVVPEAGRLCLAVLVHLPLGDETGLDADVAAALDATERETLRAVSAVIATSDWAVRRLVSHHGLAPDRVHVAAPGADIAPLASGTDGLSQLLCVASVTPRKGQHRLVEALATVPDLPWSCVCVGSLTQDPEYVAGVRELITAHGLGDRFHLVGPRSGAALDASYAAADLMVLASYAETYGMAVTEALARGIPVLATDVGGLPEAVGRAPDGGVPGILVPPEDPAALAAELRGWFGEADVRRRLKAAARGRRAALDGWATTARSLAGVLGRLRPESREAA; this is encoded by the coding sequence ATCACCCAGCAGACGGCCCGTCCCGCCGCGGGGCAGGCGGCTCCCCCCGCCGGTACGGCTCCGGCGGCTCGTCGCCGGCTGGACTACGTGCCCGTGCAGCAGACCGCCCCCGCTCCCGCCCCCACCCACGCCGAGATCATCCCCATGTCCCTGCGCACCCTGCACTTCGTGCTGCCGGCCGGCGTCGACGACCCCGCCAACCCCAGCGGCGGCAACGCCTACGACCGCCGGATCTGCCTCGACCTCCCCGGCTTCGGCTGGCAGGTCGTCAAGCACACCGTCGGCGGCGCCTGGCCCGCCCCCGGCGCCGACTCCCGCGCCGCCCTCGCCCGCACCCTGCGCGAACTGCCCGACGGCACGGTCGTGCTGCTCGACGGCCTCGTCGCCTGCGGCGTCCCCGAGGTCGTCGTCCCGGAGGCCGGACGGCTCTGTCTCGCCGTCCTCGTCCACCTCCCGCTCGGCGACGAGACCGGGCTCGACGCCGACGTCGCCGCCGCGCTCGACGCCACGGAGCGCGAGACCCTGCGCGCCGTCTCCGCGGTGATCGCCACCAGCGACTGGGCCGTACGCCGGCTCGTCTCCCACCACGGGCTCGCCCCCGACCGCGTGCACGTCGCCGCCCCCGGCGCCGACATCGCCCCCCTCGCCTCCGGCACCGACGGCCTCTCGCAGCTCCTGTGCGTCGCCTCCGTGACCCCGCGCAAGGGGCAGCACCGGCTGGTCGAGGCGCTGGCGACCGTCCCCGACCTGCCGTGGAGCTGTGTGTGCGTCGGCTCGCTCACGCAGGACCCCGAGTACGTCGCCGGGGTCCGGGAACTGATCACCGCGCACGGGCTCGGCGACCGGTTCCACCTCGTCGGACCGCGCTCCGGCGCCGCGCTCGACGCCAGCTACGCCGCCGCCGACCTGATGGTCCTCGCCTCCTACGCCGAGACCTACGGCATGGCCGTCACCGAGGCGCTCGCCCGGGGCATCCCCGTCCTCGCCACCGACGTGGGCGGGCTGCCCGAAGCGGTGGGGCGCGCGCCGGACGGCGGGGTGCCCGGCATCCTCGTACCGCCGGAGGACCCCGCCGCGCTCGCCGCCGAGCTGCGCGGGTGGTTCGGCGAGGCGGACGTACGGCGCCGGCTGAAGGCCGCCGCGCGGGGGCGCCGGGCCGCGCTCGACGGCTGGGCCACCACCGCGCGCAGCCTCGCGGGGGTACTGGGCCGGCTGCGGCCCGAGTCCCGGGAGGCGGCGTGA
- a CDS encoding PPOX class F420-dependent oxidoreductase — protein MDEALLGLLAEHKGGVLVTLKRDGRPQLSNVAHVYYPDERLLRISLTDDRAKTRNLRRDPRASYHVTTADRWAYAVAEGTADLTPVAEDPHDATVEELVRLYRDVRGEHPDWDEYRAAMVRDRRLVLRLPVERVYGVPRR, from the coding sequence ATGGACGAAGCGCTGCTCGGGCTTCTTGCCGAGCACAAGGGTGGGGTGCTGGTCACCCTCAAGCGGGACGGTCGGCCGCAGTTGTCGAATGTCGCCCATGTGTACTACCCGGACGAGCGGCTCCTCCGGATCTCCCTGACCGACGACCGGGCCAAGACCCGCAATCTGCGGCGGGACCCACGGGCCTCGTACCACGTGACGACGGCGGACCGCTGGGCGTACGCGGTCGCCGAGGGGACGGCCGATCTGACCCCGGTCGCGGAGGATCCGCACGACGCCACGGTCGAGGAGCTGGTGCGGCTCTACCGGGACGTGCGGGGCGAGCATCCCGACTGGGACGAGTACCGGGCCGCCATGGTGCGGGACCGGCGGCTCGTGCTGCGGCTGCCGGTCGAGCGGGTGTACGGCGTTCCGCGGCGTTAG
- a CDS encoding serine hydrolase domain-containing protein: MKDLRQEVDPTEAGLDPHALARLNAHFTRAVRDARLPGYLLSLSRHGHVAHLTTHGERDRRTHAPVTTDTLWRMYSMTKPVTSVAALMLIEEGGITLDTPLAEILPSFANPRVYVDATHTRPASNPLLIRHLMTHTAGLTFGFYHDHPVDALYREARLESSVVPGTTLAETCEAYARLPLQFDPGTAWNYSVATNILGRVIETVSASPLDDFFRDRIFTPLDMRDAGFHVTPEQAPRLAELYGETETGGIEPVPGLPLHTRPKLLSGSGGMVATARDYHRFMEFLRRKGELNGTRLLTPHSVTLMTSNHLPHHTDLHNYGTPPHRTQTNKNTGFGLGVSVGPTGTYGWSGVASTTFWVDPAHDLTVQFLTQVRPKAGNPFFQDLRRLVAEAIIA, encoded by the coding sequence ATGAAGGACCTGCGACAAGAAGTGGACCCCACCGAGGCCGGCCTGGACCCTCACGCCCTGGCCCGCCTGAACGCCCACTTCACCCGCGCGGTGCGGGACGCCAGACTCCCCGGCTACCTGCTCTCCCTCTCCCGCCACGGCCACGTGGCCCACCTCACCACCCACGGAGAACGCGACCGGCGGACGCACGCCCCCGTCACCACCGACACCCTCTGGCGCATGTACTCCATGACCAAACCGGTGACATCCGTCGCCGCACTGATGCTCATCGAGGAAGGAGGAATCACCCTCGACACACCCCTTGCCGAGATCCTCCCGTCCTTCGCGAACCCCCGGGTCTACGTGGACGCCACCCACACCCGCCCGGCCTCGAACCCACTCCTCATCCGCCACCTGATGACCCACACGGCGGGCCTGACCTTCGGCTTCTACCACGACCACCCGGTCGACGCGCTCTACCGCGAGGCCCGTCTGGAGTCCTCCGTCGTCCCCGGCACCACCCTCGCCGAGACCTGCGAGGCCTACGCCCGCCTCCCCCTCCAGTTCGACCCCGGCACGGCCTGGAACTACTCGGTGGCGACGAACATCCTGGGCCGCGTCATCGAAACGGTCTCCGCCTCCCCACTGGACGACTTCTTCCGCGACCGCATCTTCACCCCCCTGGACATGCGCGACGCCGGCTTCCACGTCACCCCCGAACAGGCTCCCCGCCTGGCCGAGCTGTACGGCGAGACAGAGACCGGCGGCATCGAGCCCGTCCCCGGCCTCCCCCTCCACACCCGCCCCAAGCTCCTCTCCGGCAGCGGCGGCATGGTGGCAACGGCCCGCGATTACCACCGCTTCATGGAGTTCCTCCGCCGCAAGGGCGAACTGAACGGCACCCGCCTCCTCACCCCCCACTCCGTCACCCTCATGACGTCGAACCACCTCCCCCACCACACCGATCTGCACAACTACGGCACCCCACCCCACCGCACGCAGACCAACAAGAACACGGGCTTCGGCCTGGGCGTCTCCGTGGGCCCCACCGGCACCTACGGCTGGAGCGGAGTGGCAAGCACAACGTTCTGGGTGGACCCCGCCCACGACCTCACCGTGCAGTTCCTCACCCAGGTCCGCCCCAAAGCCGGCAACCCGTTCTTCCAGGACCTGCGCAGACTGGTCGCCGAAGCGATCATCGCCTGA
- a CDS encoding creatininase family protein gives MKKEAPNNTTGVLPTDTTEDVRRRAVGRHPQVAVLPIGSFEQHGPCLPLATDTLVACAIARAVAARYPVHLLPPVTIACSHEHADWPGTVSISSVTLHAVVRDIAQSLRRSGVEALVLVNGHGGNYVLGNVVQESTAAEGPTMALFPAPEDWESARERAGVETSLLTDMHAGEIETSLLLHCHPEVVRGGYEATDFVADDRRHLLTTGMAAYTESGVIGRPSLASAEKGERILTALTDSFAAYFTLLNPSA, from the coding sequence ATGAAGAAAGAAGCACCGAACAACACCACCGGCGTCCTCCCGACCGACACCACCGAGGACGTACGACGCCGGGCCGTCGGCCGGCACCCCCAGGTCGCCGTCCTCCCCATCGGCAGCTTCGAACAACACGGCCCCTGCCTGCCGTTGGCGACGGACACCCTCGTCGCCTGCGCGATAGCCCGCGCGGTCGCCGCGCGATATCCGGTGCATCTCCTGCCCCCGGTGACCATCGCCTGTTCGCACGAGCACGCGGACTGGCCGGGCACGGTCAGCATCTCCTCCGTCACTCTCCACGCGGTGGTACGGGACATCGCACAATCGCTGCGCCGCTCCGGCGTTGAGGCCCTCGTCCTGGTCAACGGCCACGGCGGCAATTACGTACTCGGCAATGTGGTGCAGGAATCCACCGCGGCCGAAGGACCCACCATGGCGCTTTTCCCGGCCCCGGAGGACTGGGAATCCGCACGCGAACGGGCCGGAGTCGAGACCTCGTTGCTGACCGACATGCACGCGGGGGAAATAGAGACCTCCCTCCTCCTCCACTGTCATCCCGAGGTGGTCCGCGGCGGATACGAGGCCACCGATTTCGTCGCCGACGACCGGCGGCACCTGCTGACGACCGGCATGGCGGCCTACACGGAGTCCGGTGTCATCGGCCGTCCTTCACTCGCCTCGGCGGAGAAGGGGGAACGCATACTCACCGCACTGACCGACTCCTTCGCCGCGTACTTCACCCTGCTGAACCCCTCGGCGTAA
- a CDS encoding class I SAM-dependent methyltransferase, with translation MDANVSAGAGVHSGAGPGGSLSALPAPGAGPVDDESGVPRYAPQWLRLREPADAAARAHDLLDPLRIRLANRPGRRGAGLVVHDLGCGTGSMGRWLAPLLDGPQHWILHDRDPYLLHFAAVGAPRSAADGSRIDVTTQRGDLGRLTADALAGASLVTASALLDVLTREEIDTLAAACVGAGVPALLTLSVVGRVELTPSRPLDAELAAAFDAHQRRGELLGPDAVTAACEAFGRLGATVRVHPSPWRLGAEHAELAGEWLRGWVGAAVEQRPELAARADTYLRERLAQCGGGELGVVVGHSDVLVLPGAGGV, from the coding sequence GTGGATGCGAACGTGAGCGCGGGTGCGGGTGTGCACTCGGGTGCGGGTCCCGGCGGTTCGCTTTCCGCCCTGCCCGCGCCCGGCGCCGGGCCCGTCGACGACGAGTCGGGCGTGCCCCGGTACGCCCCCCAGTGGCTGCGGCTGCGCGAGCCCGCCGACGCCGCCGCGCGCGCCCACGATTTGCTGGACCCGTTGCGCATCCGGCTCGCCAACCGGCCGGGCCGGCGCGGGGCCGGGCTCGTCGTGCACGACCTCGGCTGCGGCACCGGCTCCATGGGCCGCTGGCTGGCGCCCCTGCTCGACGGGCCCCAGCACTGGATCCTGCACGACCGCGACCCCTACCTGCTGCACTTCGCCGCCGTGGGGGCGCCCCGGTCCGCCGCCGACGGCAGCCGGATCGACGTCACCACGCAACGCGGCGACCTCGGCCGGCTCACCGCCGACGCGCTCGCCGGTGCCTCTCTCGTCACCGCGTCCGCGCTGCTCGACGTGCTCACCCGCGAGGAGATCGACACGCTCGCGGCGGCCTGCGTCGGGGCGGGCGTCCCCGCGCTGCTCACGCTGTCCGTCGTCGGACGGGTCGAGCTGACGCCCTCCCGTCCGCTCGACGCGGAGCTCGCCGCCGCGTTCGACGCCCACCAGCGCCGGGGTGAACTGCTCGGCCCGGACGCGGTCACCGCGGCCTGCGAGGCGTTCGGCCGGCTCGGTGCGACGGTGCGGGTGCATCCCAGTCCGTGGCGGCTCGGGGCCGAGCACGCGGAGCTGGCGGGGGAGTGGCTGCGTGGCTGGGTCGGCGCGGCCGTCGAGCAGCGGCCGGAGCTGGCGGCGCGTGCGGATACGTATCTGCGGGAGCGGCTCGCCCAGTGCGGGGGCGGGGAGCTGGGGGTTGTGGTCGGGCACAGTGATGTGCTCGTGCTGCCGGGGGCGGGTGGGGTGTAG
- a CDS encoding TetR/AcrR family transcriptional regulator — MTESERGPRERMVFSAAQLIRRRGVAGAGMRDVVAHAHAPRGSLQHYFPGGKEQLVNEAVRWAGRYAAKRVARFVAGMAEPTPSGLFAAMVGQWTEEFAREGFAGGCPVVAATVGCAESVESTRVAAAGAFGEWVGAVGEALVGMGVPAGRAGGLAVVMVSAVEGAVVVARAERDVRALEAVVGELGVVLDAAVGER; from the coding sequence ATGACGGAGTCCGAGCGGGGGCCTCGGGAGCGGATGGTCTTCAGTGCCGCTCAGCTCATCCGGCGGCGGGGAGTGGCCGGGGCGGGGATGCGGGACGTGGTGGCGCACGCGCATGCGCCGCGGGGGTCGTTGCAGCACTACTTCCCGGGCGGGAAGGAGCAGCTCGTCAACGAGGCGGTGCGGTGGGCCGGGCGGTATGCGGCGAAGCGGGTCGCGAGGTTCGTGGCGGGGATGGCGGAGCCGACGCCGAGTGGGCTGTTCGCGGCGATGGTGGGGCAGTGGACGGAGGAGTTCGCGCGGGAGGGGTTCGCGGGGGGTTGCCCGGTGGTGGCGGCGACCGTGGGGTGTGCGGAGTCGGTGGAGTCGACGCGGGTGGCGGCGGCGGGGGCGTTCGGGGAGTGGGTGGGGGCGGTGGGGGAGGCGTTGGTGGGGATGGGTGTGCCGGCGGGGCGAGCCGGGGGGCTCGCCGTGGTGATGGTGAGCGCGGTGGAGGGGGCGGTGGTGGTGGCGCGGGCGGAGCGGGATGTGCGGGCGTTGGAGGCGGTGGTGGGGGAGTTGGGGGTGGTGTTGGATGCGGCGGTGGGTGAACGGTGA